Proteins encoded together in one Telopea speciosissima isolate NSW1024214 ecotype Mountain lineage chromosome 4, Tspe_v1, whole genome shotgun sequence window:
- the LOC122658130 gene encoding galactomannan galactosyltransferase 1-like: MASPPSGTGRPQWRNRPFSFLTDGISFIGAAMAAFLLVWVLSSFVNPKPSPGPNEFSTSVIDTKTTTTTEAFTAKDCNSVNQCHDPPTPTFYDDPSLSYMVDAGKPMKNWDEKRKEWLKHHQAFAAGGGGGVEDRILLLTGSQPSPCKNPIGDQLLLRFFKNKVDYCRIHGYNIFYNNALLHPKMNGCWAKIPMVRAAMFAHPEAEWIWWVDSDAAFTDMEFKLPLHKYREHNLVIHGWPDAIFGKDPSWLSINAGVFLIRNCQWSMDLMQEWASMSPLTPAYEEWGQREMSTFKDKVFPDSDDQSALVYLMLKGNKRWMERIYVETEFYFEGYWLVIVGSLQHIQEQYAEMERRVRVLRRRHAEVVSEHYGETREAYLKREWARKGGKGSWKRRPFITHFAGCQPCSGDHNQKFSGKSCWQGMESALNFADNQVLRSFGFVHPHLQNSSVSPLPFDYPTEA; this comes from the coding sequence GGATCAGTTTCATCGGAGCAGCCATGGCGGCTTTTCTACTCGTCTGGGTTCTCTCGTCTTTCGTAAATCCTAAACCCAGTCCCGGCCCTAATGAATTTTCTACGTCAGTCATCGACACGAAGACGACTACCACCACGGAGGCCTTCACCGCCAAAGACTGCAACAGCGTTAACCAATGCCACGACCCACCTACTCCAACCTTCTACGACGACCCCAGCCTAAGCTACATGGTGGATGCCGGGAAACCGATGAAGAACTGGGAcgagaaaaggaaggaatggctgAAGCACCACCAGGCGTTCGCggctggaggaggaggaggagtggAGGATCGGATTCTGCTGCTCACGGGGTCGCAGCCGTCGCCGTGCAAGAACCCGATAGGTGACCAACTGCTTCTGAGGTTCTTCAAGAACAAGGTGGATTACTGTAGAATCCATGGGTACAACATCTTTTACAACAACGCGCTGCTCCATCCGAAGATGAATGGATGCTGGGCGAAGATACCGATGGTGAGGGCGGCGATGTTTGCTCACCCGGAGGCGGAGTGGATATGGTGGGTGGACTCAGATGCCGCATTCACGGACATGGAGTTCAAGTTGCCCCTACACAAGTACAGGGAGCACAACCTGGTGATCCACGGTTGGCCCGACGCGATATTCGGCAAGGATCCGAGCTGGTTGAGCATAAACGCTGGGGTTTTCCTAATCCGGAATTGCCAGTGGTCCATGGACCTGATGCAGGAGTGGGCATCCATGAGCCCACTCACACCAGCCTACGAGGAGTGGGGTCAGAGGGAGATGTCCACCTTCAAGGACAAGGTGTTCCCGGATTCGGACGACCAGTCAGCCCTAGTGTACCTGATGCTCAAGGGGAATAAGCGGTGGATGGAGCGGATCTACGTGGAGACCGAGTTCTACTTCGAGGGCTACTGGTTGGTGATCGTGGGTTCGCTGCAGCACATCCAGGAGCAGTACGCGGAGATGGAGAGGAGGGTGCGCGTACTGAGGAGGCGACACGCGGAGGTGGTCAGCGAACACTACGGAGAGACCCGAGAGGCGTACCTGAAGCGGGAATGGGCCAGGAAAGGCGGCAAGGGCAGCTGGAAGAGGCGTCCCTTCATTACGCATTTCGCCGGCTGTCAGCCATGCAGTGGAGACCACAACCAGAAGTTTTCAGGGAAGAGCTGCTGGCAGGGGATGGAAAGCGCCCTCAACTTCGCCGACAATCAGGTACTCCGCAGCTTTGGCTTCGTGCATCCTCACCTGCAGAATTCCTCAGTGTCGCCTCTGCCGTTTGATTACCCCACCGAAGCATGA